The segment TGGGCTCCCATCTGTTGAAGATATATCACTCTTCAATGAGGATTTCAAGTTGTAGTCAGACCCTCCATTCTGGAAGCCTAGAGTTGTTGGAGGGGGAGCCAAGGCTGGTTCTTCAGCTGGGGGTTCAGCACCTTCCTCCACCCATCTCTTGAGCTTTTCATCGTAATAAAATTTGTTCTTTTCACCTAATTTAGCCTTAAGTCACAGCACAAATGATAATTAACACGAGTTCCAAGAGATTATCGATAGTTTCTCCCTGAAAAAGTATAAAGAAATCACATAACATCAATCTACCTGTTTATCTGACCGAGGTCTTAAGACTAGCCCCACAGTCTTCTGCAAAAGTTgtgaaccaaaaccaaaacgaCCAAACCGAGATGACACCACTGGGCCTGATGCCTTGCTTTGTGCGCTGGATGAAGTTCCTTCTGTTGATGAATCAACCTGATCCTCCCACAAGGCAGTAAGAAGATGCGATATAATTAACATGAACATCAAGCAGTTAAGGATAGTGTTTCAACTTGCAGATGATAACTAACCTGTCTTGGACTTCTACCAAAGTCTGGCTCTGAAACACTTCTGTTATGCATTGTCATTCTATTTCCATCAGCTGCCCATTCACTTATGGGCTCCATCGAAGCAGAAGGCATTAGTGATGACATGGCCATTGTTGACTGACTGCCTGAGACTCTGGGAGCCACCAGTTGGTGATGGCTATCTTGCAAACTTCCTTGTGATGCTGATGGTACCGGTGGTGGTAGGCCCCCGACAACACGATGTGCAGTGCTATCAAAAAAGTTGAGCAACTTGCCAACTAACTTTGCAGGAGCCAAATTTGTGGTGTATCCACCCTGAAAATAGAGTATTTCATTGTAGTCAGAAaacataaggaaaaaaaaataaagaaagaaagaaagaataagaaagaaGTAAGGAGTTCATGCTAAATCATTGCCTGCTGATGGGCTCTACATCTTTCCTCAAGGGACAGTACTAATTGTTTCCATGTTTCTACTTCCGGAGCTCGACCGGTTTTTAGGGATTTTAAAACAGCCTGACAGTACCTGAATAAACTCACCAGATTAAGGCAAATGAAAGACAATTACATAAAGAACTACTTAAAAATTCCCATCCACTTACTTGAGTGAATCAGAGACTTTGCCCACTTCAGCCAGCATGTATGCATATATGAGCTTATATGGCTGAAATGGCAGCAGGATAAACTGGGAGTTACCAAGCACCTTTGAGTATTCATACAACTCAGTTCTCTGACAATACAccccattaaaaaaatcaaataagattCCATTGAAAGACAGTCTGAGTGTGGAATCATATTAGAGAGAAAGGTCGagtttgaaatcaaaagaaacacTTCAAAATTTCACCATTCTCAACTTTGTTCATAAGATTGTATTGTGATCAATGATTTGTATAATTAACCAAACAACCTATCTACCCAACCTAGAGGTCCAGAACAAATTGTTCATTTGTATTAGAAGCAACCATCGCATGATAACataccaaaaataaatcataagtaAAATGTGCAAGAGTCAAACAAAATTACTGAGCACCTGAATAGCCTCTGGACTAGCATATGTTCGAGGATGTTTCCAGTGATCTGCTCCAATTAGGCATAGCCTTGCAGTGTCTGAATACGACTCAAAGTTTGCTTCCGCTACTAAATAGCAGATGTGTGCAGCAGTAATCTGAGTAACCACTCTCATGTAAGTTTCAGGATACAGGGTTTTCAAATGAAACCACCAAGCAAAGgaccaaagaaaaagagatacCTCACTTCTATCCTTCCATAGGCAATCTCCAAGATGTATGAGCACAAGTTCATCATCTTTTGTTCTGTTTGCAGTTATTACAGCCAAATTCTCTTCCCAATCATCAAGCATTCCATTTGTCCCAAGCTGTAGTTGACAGCAAAACAtagagaaacaaaattataCACCAATAAAAACTggtaagaaattttaatttttgaaagaacaaaaaaggagACTATCAATGCAAAGGTAGATTACcagaacaaaaatttaaaatttgaaaagaaggCAATGAAACGACAGATATATCAAAGTCTATAAGCATTCAGTATCCTAATAAACAGGATTGGGGAGAAAGCTTAGTTATTCTATAGCTTGAGATCTAGCAATATGGCCATTATGTGGAAACAACACAGATGGCATAGCAGGTTAGTAGTCTGGTCAACATAATCCAAAAtacaattcttttttctttggcttCAATCTCAAAAAATTCTCCATCAACACAAAGAATTCTCTCTCAAGTTCTTGATCCcataaatatgtgttttttaacaaaaagaatcAACATATCACAGGCATTCAGCCCTTGACATGGTAGGATGACAATTCATGCATCAATATCTCACCTGTACTGGTTGTTGAGGTGTACTAAAATCACCACGAAGGCCACCATGTCCAGTAGCATTTGTGGAAAATACCTCAGCTGGTTGCCCTGCTATTAGCAAGCATAATGTCCGCAAAGGAGATCCAGCAACCAGCTGGCGAAGTGCCATTAGCTTGACAGTATCGACATAGTACTGTATCACCCCAGCCACAAAAAAGCACAAAAAGAAAGAGTGAGAGTCGGGTAAATATCTGACGATCTTCCTTGTAAGTGAAATTatctgaaaaaaatcaaagatgtcAGAGTGACAGACAAAAATACCTGATCACCCAGCTGTGATGCAAGAACAAGTGCAGGTCCCCACAACTGGCCTTCTTGTGCACATTGTAGGGCCTCTTTTTTTCTACCAGAAACCAGAAGATGTTGTACCTCAGAAGCAGTTGCCTAGAACATACATCAGAATCTTTAAGAAGATTGATAAGTGTCCATACAGTAGCAAGAATTAACGAAGTAGTATATGAGATACCCTAATTTGTCCTTCAGACGGCACATTCTGCAAGCAGTGGTCAAGGGCACCAAACTCACTGAATTGGGTGCCATTCCTCTTGACAGATCCAAAAAGTTCTGCAACTGCTGATTCTGGAGCATCGCTCTCctacaaaaatacaaatgatattaaaaatgccAGGCCAGGTTAGTCATTTCTAAACGTGGCCCTTCAGAAAAGATTGCAATGGTAAAATTATGAACTCAATTTAGCATAATATGCATAAAGTGTAAGGTGATGATGTGAAACTCAATGATGTAAAATCAAATAGCAAGAAAGCAAATATTAGGAACTACatcatgaaacaaaaaataaacccacAACACACTTGTTGCAGTATTAATTAAATGAAGTAGATTATAGCGATACTCCATGCAGGTTGCCTAAATGCTTCAGGTAGCCCATGTGCTTTCACAAGTGGGCTGGATCACCAACTCTTTTCTAGTTTAGAGATTAGACACCCCATGCAGCATACCCTTTCACTCATGTCCAGCCAACTCTCTTTCAAGCAAGCAATGCCAATTAACTCCAAATGGGCTTGAAACAGTTTTCCCTTTTGAGACATTACATAGTGTAGAAAAACATCACACAAGATGAGGAAGAAAAATGGGGTTCTAAGTGGAGAGAATTTTTATTTCCAGCTCTTTGGTTggggaaagggaaagggagaGGCATTTCATAGCCTTATACTTCTAAAGACTGACCTGACCTATCAAACTAAAGATATAttgcaacatgttttttttcttgctaacTCATTGCAAAGCAAACAACAAAGGTATACGAGTACTTACACCAAATTACAAAATAGAGGCATGCAACTTTCTTCATTAGAGGGATTAGAATTAGCTATTATAAACCTGAATGGGTGACAGAGCATAAATTGGCAATGGTCAcatgaaaagaattttttaacgGGAGATGCAAAATACAGCAATGTCTATTTCCTATTTCAGAATGACTTCCCTAAATGCAAAAAAACTGGGGCAAGAAGAGTGGAAATTAAGATGGTTAACAGATAAAGTGAGATTTAAATATgacaaaaattattgaaatagaAATTTGTATTTTACCTTTAATAAATTGTCAGTTCCAAAAGATGATCGAAGTTTTCCATAATGTTGACAAGCTAATTTaagcaaagaaagaagcaaCCTCAATGCTTTGCCTTTTTTATGATTCACATCAGGCAATTCACAGTGTGCAATCCTCTCATCAATCCACTTATTCAACTCTTTATTTCCAACATTGCCACCCACCAACGGACCTGGAAAGGACTGTTGGCAGAGAGCATCAAAATAACAGCAAGTGCTCCCTCCAACACTCGAAGAATTATCACTACTTCCTGACAAAACCTCCATCAAGTTCATTACAGAGATTGAGCCTCCTACATGATCCTTTACATGAAATAAACACACATTATCAGCCCACAAGCAATACAAGaattcaacaaaattaaagaaaaagaaatgagtttattttaatttgtgagAAAACTGACACAAATTACTAAGACTTTTGCTACCAGATTGATTGGTTAACACTCATAATATGATGCAAAAAATATGGAAAAGAGCTACGAAAGAGATTATTTCAGAGCCTCACCTGGTTGCCAAAGTATGTGTTCCTGAGAGAACTACCATCTTTCATTACTATGAGCTTCCCACCAAATCCAAAAGTAACCAATGCATGTGGAGGACGGCCAGCAGAGGATCTCCCTGTGTTGGGAGCATAAGAAAACTGCTGGTTACTCTGAAATGATTGATGGGTGACACTTACTTGTTCCTGGCTGCAACTGTAATCATTTGAAAAGTTTGCTTGTTCATTCTGCTTTACAGTTCCCTGATTATACTGCTGACTGAAGCTCCCACCAGGTACAAAATTTTGCAACCCAACAAGCTCATTAGCCTCAGCATTACTTTGACTTGCTTTGTCATATGATGGAACCGTCCCCAGAGAATTGATAGCTTTCTGCTGATCCACGTGGTTGTTCATGGAAAAGTTTGAACCATATGATTTATCTAATTGCAGGTTTCCACCAAAATTCGAAACAGCATCTATCTTAGCAGTAGTCTGAGGTTGCCACATATTCAAATTCTGCTGATTGTTACCATAAGACTCATCCCAGCTGCCATGTTGGCCTTGGCTATTATAGCCTTGTGAACCGTACTTGCCAGCTTGTCCATACTCAGCATATGTGCTACTACTATTTTGCGAATACGGATCACTAAATGCAAATCCATTTTGATTCTGCTGACCGTTAGTTTGAACAGTTGTTGATTTTGCTGATGATGTGTAACTTTCCAGAGAGCGCCATTCCCCTACCATTGTGTCGTAATACCAACCAGGATATTGAGGGTCAAAAACCATGTGTTCAGGGTAACCATTATTATTCCCTTGGGAAACCTGATTCCAGCTAGACACGCTCTCGGTTGTACTTGTCTCAGCCACAGTTCCCACCACAGACTGTGAAGTCTGCTGCAAATAATTAACCTCTGTTTTCCCATCAAAGGCAGAAGCTGAAGCCCATTCACCCCCCAAAGCACCATCAACAATTCCTTGCACGCTTGCCGTAGCATCAAAAGCATCCACTTGATACCATTGCCCAGTGTTTGCGTCATACTTCCATCCAGGGTACATGTTTTCCCAATGCTGACTGCTATTCAAGTCCTGCTCATTCACATTCTCCTCCGATCCTGCATAAACATGTGCACCATCTTGATATTTCTGGTAACAGACCGAATTATCCAATCCTCCACCAACTGTGTTCTCTAAATTACCAGCACTTTCAACTGTTTTCCCAGGAAAATCCTCTGAAATGCCTCCAAAATCATTAAAGAAATCAGAGGATGAACCAAACCCATTCTCTGCAGAATCTGCATAAAATGAACCCCAGCCCACTTCCTTAACCCCTGATTTCATGGATTCACTACTTTGACTAACTATAGCCTCAGGCACAACCGCAGATCCAATCCCATCATTATTAGACTCAACCAACCCATCAGACAAGCCCAGCGGATTCACCGACTCCAAT is part of the Populus nigra chromosome 8, ddPopNigr1.1, whole genome shotgun sequence genome and harbors:
- the LOC133702072 gene encoding protein transport protein SEC16B homolog — encoded protein: MATNPPFNVMEDQTDEDFFDNLVDDDDFRPTNSDSAPKFTEGSDSDEAKAFANLSIEDAKGGFEGKGEITSGNDAAGLDDVKAEESNALESVNPLGLSDGLVESNNDGIGSAVVPEAIVSQSSESMKSGVKEVGWGSFYADSAENGFGSSSDFFNDFGGISEDFPGKTVESAGNLENTVGGGLDNSVCYQKYQDGAHVYAGSEENVNEQDLNSSQHWENMYPGWKYDANTGQWYQVDAFDATASVQGIVDGALGGEWASASAFDGKTEVNYLQQTSQSVVGTVAETSTTESVSSWNQVSQGNNNGYPEHMVFDPQYPGWYYDTMVGEWRSLESYTSSAKSTTVQTNGQQNQNGFAFSDPYSQNSSSTYAEYGQAGKYGSQGYNSQGQHGSWDESYGNNQQNLNMWQPQTTAKIDAVSNFGGNLQLDKSYGSNFSMNNHVDQQKAINSLGTVPSYDKASQSNAEANELVGLQNFVPGGSFSQQYNQGTVKQNEQANFSNDYSCSQEQVSVTHQSFQSNQQFSYAPNTGRSSAGRPPHALVTFGFGGKLIVMKDGSSLRNTYFGNQDHVGGSISVMNLMEVLSGSSDNSSSVGGSTCCYFDALCQQSFPGPLVGGNVGNKELNKWIDERIAHCELPDVNHKKGKALRLLLSLLKLACQHYGKLRSSFGTDNLLKESDAPESAVAELFGSVKRNGTQFSEFGALDHCLQNVPSEGQIRATASEVQHLLVSGRKKEALQCAQEGQLWGPALVLASQLGDQYYVDTVKLMALRQLVAGSPLRTLCLLIAGQPAEVFSTNATGHGGLRGDFSTPQQPVQLGTNGMLDDWEENLAVITANRTKDDELVLIHLGDCLWKDRSEITAAHICYLVAEANFESYSDTARLCLIGADHWKHPRTYASPEAIQRTELYEYSKVLGNSQFILLPFQPYKLIYAYMLAEVGKVSDSLKYCQAVLKSLKTGRAPEVETWKQLVLSLEERCRAHQQGGYTTNLAPAKLVGKLLNFFDSTAHRVVGGLPPPVPSASQGSLQDSHHQLVAPRVSGSQSTMAMSSLMPSASMEPISEWAADGNRMTMHNRSVSEPDFGRSPRQVDSSTEGTSSSAQSKASGPVVSSRFGRFGFGSQLLQKTVGLVLRPRSDKQAKLGEKNKFYYDEKLKRWVEEGAEPPAEEPALAPPPTTLGFQNGGSDYNLKSSLKSDISSTDGSPPFKSPTPMDRTSGIPPIPIGSNQFSARGRMGVRARYVDTFNQGGGSPANLFQSPSVPSVKPAVAANAKFFVPTPAPPHEYSMEAIAENIQEDSATTENPSTSNMNKNGPSHPSTSSALTMQRFSSMDNITRKGAMINGNGPVSSHSRRTASWSGSFSDSFSPPKAVESKSQGEMLNMSPSSFMPSNHSMTRMSSSGSFGDDLHEVEL